A single Brevundimonas sp. SL130 DNA region contains:
- a CDS encoding DUF932 domain-containing protein — MYHQLATRFGRNSHQISGREALDNEALYRHVPSVFAREAHDSRSDRYVYVPTIEIVEGLRREGWFPFFAVQSVPRDGSRHGHAKHMLRLRRDDGIGKPEAAEVIIVNSHDGTSAYQMFAGVLRFVCTNSMIAGERFEEVRVPHKGGIQDQIIEGVYTVAEDFPRLIDAMETMKDTRLSQDEQRVLAEASLVARYGADESPVRSDQIIAPRRREDVGQSLWSTFNVIQENMIRGGLDGRRTNADGRIRRSQTRAINGIDQNIGLNRALWTLAEGMQRLKRG; from the coding sequence ATGTATCATCAACTCGCCACCCGGTTCGGCCGGAATTCTCACCAGATCAGCGGGCGCGAAGCCCTCGACAACGAAGCCCTCTACCGCCACGTCCCGTCCGTCTTCGCCCGCGAGGCGCATGACAGCCGGTCGGATCGGTATGTCTATGTTCCCACCATCGAGATCGTGGAGGGGCTGCGCCGGGAAGGATGGTTCCCGTTCTTCGCCGTGCAGTCGGTGCCGCGCGATGGGAGCCGCCACGGCCACGCCAAGCATATGCTGCGCCTGCGCCGCGATGACGGCATCGGCAAGCCGGAGGCGGCAGAAGTCATCATCGTTAATTCGCACGATGGAACGTCGGCCTATCAGATGTTCGCTGGCGTGCTGCGCTTCGTCTGCACCAACAGCATGATTGCGGGCGAGCGCTTCGAGGAAGTCCGCGTCCCCCACAAGGGCGGCATTCAGGATCAGATTATCGAGGGCGTCTATACGGTCGCGGAAGACTTCCCGCGCCTGATCGACGCGATGGAGACGATGAAGGACACCCGGTTGTCGCAGGACGAACAGCGCGTGCTGGCCGAGGCGAGCCTTGTCGCGCGCTATGGCGCGGACGAAAGCCCCGTCCGCTCCGATCAGATCATCGCGCCGCGCCGCCGCGAGGATGTTGGGCAAAGCCTGTGGAGCACGTTCAACGTCATTCAGGAGAACATGATACGCGGCGGGCTGGACGGCCGCCGCACCAATGCCGATGGCCGCATTCGTCGCAGCCAGACCCGTGCGATCAACGGCATCGACCAGAATATCGGACTGAACCGGGCGCTGTGGACGCTGGCGGAAGGGATGCAGCGCCTGAAACGTGGATGA
- a CDS encoding LysR family transcriptional regulator: MDFARYAAHLELFVEVAGRGSFSAVARKRGVAVSSIVRRIDALEADLQAKLFVRSTRALTLTDAGTKLLGRAQDVINRLIDARSEIGALDESPTGVLRVSCLPTFGRLHVLPIVANLLETWPDLGIELDLTERLSDPATERCDVAIRIGDQVDSGLIATRIGSQRWMICAAPSYLDRHGRPARIEAVADHRRIGKARELPDIGWSRIASAGIDLTDSARVFRCDEFEAQRQAALSGVGLAMLPNWVVASDIAAGRLVMLFDEPTQEASPILILRALQDAPPKMRVFIEAMRKDGPTP; the protein is encoded by the coding sequence ATGGATTTTGCCCGTTATGCTGCTCACCTGGAACTGTTCGTCGAGGTCGCCGGCCGCGGCAGTTTTTCGGCTGTGGCGCGCAAACGCGGTGTCGCCGTATCCTCCATCGTCCGCAGGATCGACGCGCTGGAAGCCGATCTCCAGGCAAAGCTCTTCGTCCGATCCACGCGCGCTTTGACGCTCACCGATGCCGGCACGAAGCTGCTCGGCCGCGCGCAGGACGTCATCAACCGCCTGATCGATGCGCGATCGGAGATCGGTGCCCTCGATGAAAGCCCCACTGGTGTCTTGCGTGTCAGTTGCCTGCCGACCTTTGGCCGTCTTCATGTGCTGCCGATTGTGGCGAACCTTCTCGAAACTTGGCCGGATCTCGGCATCGAACTCGACCTGACCGAACGTCTGTCCGATCCCGCCACCGAGCGCTGCGATGTCGCGATCCGTATCGGCGATCAGGTAGACAGCGGCTTGATCGCAACCCGCATCGGCAGCCAACGTTGGATGATCTGCGCGGCTCCGTCTTATCTCGATCGCCATGGGCGGCCGGCAAGGATTGAGGCTGTCGCGGACCACAGAAGGATCGGCAAGGCGCGCGAGCTGCCCGATATCGGCTGGTCCCGCATCGCGAGCGCGGGAATCGACCTGACCGACAGTGCCCGTGTTTTCCGCTGCGACGAGTTCGAGGCACAACGGCAGGCCGCACTATCCGGAGTCGGCTTGGCCATGCTGCCGAATTGGGTTGTCGCGTCGGATATCGCGGCAGGGCGGCTGGTCATGCTCTTCGATGAGCCGACACAGGAAGCTTCGCCGATCCTGATCCTGCGGGCATTGCAGGATGCGCCGCCAAAGATGCGCGTCTTCATTGAAGCCATGCGCAAGGATGGACCAACTCCCTAG
- a CDS encoding LysR family transcriptional regulator, whose protein sequence is MRWHKAKAGEERSPGHDALARIPLVSLRHALAAAEYLNFRHAANFLGVSQSGVSARIKALEQELGIVLFERRHRGVRLTEAGRIFVAEIAVGIEQLDHAIKIAGVVSTGTVGRLSIGLHSSIASGFLADLRGRFRETYPNIEHVIVEGRSAQTISQVRDGKLDIAFVMGTTDLPDCHSRILWSEAFVIALPIQHPLTARDHILWSDLAPEIFLVRHGCAGPQLQDHIVRRLSEREKTPHIRRCDVGRDTLMHLVASGDGVTLTTESASRVPFPGVVFRPIADEAEQARFSAIWSPHNRSPALKNLLDLATEMSRFARPPEIRTS, encoded by the coding sequence TTGAGATGGCATAAGGCGAAAGCTGGAGAGGAAAGAAGCCCAGGCCATGATGCACTTGCCCGCATCCCTCTGGTGTCTTTGCGCCATGCGCTTGCCGCCGCGGAGTATCTGAACTTCCGCCACGCGGCGAATTTTCTAGGCGTCAGCCAGTCGGGCGTCAGCGCGCGTATCAAGGCTTTGGAACAGGAACTCGGGATTGTTCTGTTCGAGCGGCGGCATCGTGGTGTCCGGCTCACGGAGGCCGGGCGCATCTTCGTCGCGGAGATCGCAGTCGGGATCGAGCAACTGGACCATGCGATCAAGATAGCGGGCGTGGTCTCGACCGGAACGGTCGGGCGTCTGTCCATTGGTCTGCATTCCTCGATCGCATCGGGTTTCCTTGCTGATCTGCGAGGTCGGTTCCGCGAGACGTATCCGAATATCGAACACGTCATCGTCGAGGGGCGCTCCGCCCAAACGATCAGCCAGGTTCGCGACGGCAAACTCGACATCGCTTTCGTCATGGGCACGACGGACCTTCCCGACTGCCATTCGCGCATATTGTGGAGCGAGGCGTTTGTCATCGCGCTGCCGATCCAGCATCCCTTGACGGCACGCGACCACATTCTCTGGTCGGATCTCGCGCCGGAGATCTTCCTTGTTCGGCACGGCTGTGCGGGACCGCAGCTCCAGGACCATATTGTCCGCCGTCTTTCGGAGCGTGAGAAAACGCCGCATATCCGCCGCTGCGATGTTGGCCGCGATACGCTGATGCATCTAGTCGCCTCGGGTGATGGCGTCACGCTGACAACCGAATCCGCCAGTCGCGTTCCGTTTCCCGGCGTCGTGTTTCGCCCGATTGCCGACGAGGCCGAACAGGCAAGGTTCAGCGCCATCTGGTCGCCGCACAATCGCAGCCCGGCACTCAAGAACCTGCTCGATCTCGCCACCGAGATGAGTCGCTTTGCGCGTCCACCTGAAATCCGCACATCCTGA
- a CDS encoding transcriptional regulator domain-containing protein yields MPGFDWRAPAAYGHAQSIPAAGFAWEYLRRDDEYRRDFHRMKRRPSHDTEAQTAFSNRWGLRFRGGPGPARRSRHTLLDTRTPA; encoded by the coding sequence ATGCCAGGTTTCGATTGGCGCGCGCCGGCCGCCTATGGACATGCTCAGAGCATTCCTGCCGCCGGCTTCGCTTGGGAATATCTCCGCCGCGACGACGAGTATCGCCGCGACTTCCATCGCATGAAGCGCAGGCCCAGTCACGACACCGAGGCGCAGACCGCGTTCTCCAACCGCTGGGGGTTACGATTTCGCGGCGGACCCGGACCAGCCCGCCGATCGCGCCACACTCTTCTGGACACCCGCACTCCAGCCTGA
- a CDS encoding DUF2285 domain-containing protein produces the protein MPIVLPGLPGLAARAAIDRAWHGLWRGSGGEHRFWLANAPPESPTGFVVILPLDTLFELRAEAALRFWLALAGRPPGDRRHDLPTQTRDRHILILRALDAKLAGASYRVIAEALLGFRGRSKNDWEVSPLKNKVRRLVADGLFYMRGGYRELLHYPVRVPRRR, from the coding sequence ATGCCCATCGTGCTGCCGGGGCTTCCCGGTCTGGCTGCACGAGCGGCCATCGACAGAGCATGGCACGGCCTCTGGCGCGGATCGGGCGGGGAGCATCGCTTCTGGCTTGCGAACGCGCCGCCCGAAAGTCCGACAGGCTTCGTCGTCATCCTGCCGCTCGACACCCTGTTCGAGTTGCGCGCCGAAGCGGCGTTACGCTTCTGGCTGGCCTTGGCCGGACGCCCGCCCGGAGACCGGCGGCACGACCTTCCGACGCAGACCCGCGACCGGCATATCCTGATCCTACGCGCCCTCGACGCGAAACTGGCCGGGGCCAGCTATCGCGTCATCGCCGAAGCGTTGCTCGGCTTTCGTGGCCGGTCGAAGAACGACTGGGAAGTCAGCCCCTTGAAGAACAAGGTCCGGCGTCTCGTCGCCGATGGCCTGTTCTACATGCGCGGCGGCTATCGCGAGTTGCTCCACTATCCCGTTCGCGTGCCACGCCGCCGCTGA
- a CDS encoding helix-turn-helix transcriptional regulator, translating into MIDPKTGLPPRFLRTPDAARFLGISLRTLEKHRTYGTGPTYRKIGGRVVYALDDLQAWTAVAARKSTTDKDAERVFPARPLTPAERGAR; encoded by the coding sequence ATGATCGACCCGAAGACGGGGCTGCCGCCCCGATTCCTGCGCACGCCCGATGCGGCGCGTTTCCTCGGCATCTCGCTACGGACGCTGGAGAAGCACCGCACCTACGGCACTGGCCCGACCTATCGCAAGATCGGCGGGCGCGTCGTCTATGCGCTCGACGATCTGCAAGCCTGGACGGCTGTCGCCGCTCGCAAATCCACCACCGACAAAGATGCCGAGCGGGTTTTCCCCGCGCGTCCCCTGACGCCCGCCGAGCGGGGCGCACGCTGA
- a CDS encoding MFS transporter, whose translation MSSFADRKDQAADPLSPATIFLMATACAFAVATLYYNQPLLPEMGASFGRSGSDAGFLATATQLGYAGGLVLFVPLGDRIDRKRLILTLLAFNMVSLLAVTFAPTFSALIAASVAVGLTAVTAQIIIPAISGLAAPDVRGRVVGSLLSGLSAGLLFARTLSGVVGGHAGWRTMFLVAVGIDAVLMVIVVLRLPRTPPSTTLSYRSLLSSLGGLILREPVLRVACLTGFLMFAAFSALWGSLAALLAEEPYHFGPDMAGAFGFVGIAGLLASPWIGRAVDRLGNRLVLRFGALTVLAAFLLAIEAGAHIGFLIAAMILLDIGNRAGLVANQSRIYALAGEARSRLNTVFMTSYFLGGATGAGVAAHLTQRFGWHGLAATGIVFALCASMAALAAKRSRCL comes from the coding sequence ATGTCATCCTTCGCCGATCGCAAGGATCAGGCGGCCGATCCGCTGTCTCCGGCCACCATCTTTCTGATGGCCACCGCCTGCGCTTTCGCCGTCGCGACCCTCTATTACAATCAACCGCTCCTACCCGAGATGGGCGCAAGCTTTGGCCGATCCGGTTCCGATGCGGGCTTCCTCGCCACGGCGACCCAGCTCGGTTATGCAGGCGGGCTCGTCCTGTTTGTGCCGTTGGGCGACAGGATCGACCGCAAACGGCTGATCCTGACCTTGCTTGCATTCAACATGGTAAGCCTCCTTGCGGTTACCTTTGCCCCGACTTTCTCGGCGCTAATCGCGGCCAGTGTCGCCGTTGGCCTGACCGCGGTGACGGCGCAGATCATCATTCCCGCCATCTCGGGACTGGCCGCGCCGGACGTTCGCGGGCGTGTCGTCGGCTCTCTTCTGTCTGGCCTGTCGGCGGGACTCTTGTTCGCGAGAACGCTGTCCGGCGTCGTCGGCGGGCACGCAGGCTGGCGAACCATGTTTCTGGTCGCGGTCGGGATCGACGCCGTGCTGATGGTGATCGTGGTCTTGCGGCTGCCCCGAACCCCGCCCAGCACGACGCTATCCTACCGGTCTCTGCTGTCTTCGCTTGGCGGCCTGATCCTCAGGGAGCCTGTCCTGCGCGTCGCCTGCCTGACCGGTTTCCTGATGTTCGCGGCGTTCTCGGCCCTATGGGGATCGCTTGCGGCTCTGCTCGCCGAAGAACCCTACCATTTCGGCCCGGACATGGCGGGGGCCTTCGGCTTCGTCGGCATTGCAGGGCTGCTGGCTTCGCCGTGGATTGGCCGGGCTGTGGATCGGCTCGGCAATCGTCTGGTACTCCGGTTCGGAGCGCTGACGGTGCTGGCTGCGTTTCTGCTGGCCATCGAAGCCGGTGCACATATCGGCTTCCTCATCGCGGCGATGATCCTGCTTGACATCGGCAATCGCGCTGGCCTCGTCGCGAACCAGAGTCGCATCTACGCCTTGGCTGGCGAGGCGCGAAGCCGATTAAATACGGTTTTCATGACCAGCTATTTTCTTGGTGGAGCGACGGGCGCCGGCGTCGCGGCCCATCTCACACAACGCTTCGGATGGCACGGGCTGGCCGCGACCGGGATCGTCTTCGCCCTATGCGCTTCGATGGCCGCGCTCGCCGCGAAGCGATCGCGTTGCCTATGA